The proteins below come from a single Eremothecium sinecaudum strain ATCC 58844 chromosome II, complete sequence genomic window:
- a CDS encoding HBR195Cp (Syntenic homolog of Ashbya gossypii AER228C; Syntenic homolog of Saccharomyces cerevisiae YOL056W (GPM3) and YDL021W (GPM2)): MGEGDTLRLFILRHGQSELNHENIFCGWIDAHLTKKGRDQARVSARLIKAYCENANIAIPQVGFTSRLVRTQETMESIADELNMIPDFHIVTNLTDGVELIQKTIEKGKLRVLQTWRLNERHYGSWQGRRKPDVLKECGKDNYMFVRRDYLGRPPDADLDREMIDEHDDKGSLTGYYFKEPNRKQMYKAEEAAGIQLPSSESLFDVVQRSKPFLDKVIIESLKSNGGCAIVVGHGSTVRSILKVIQNISDEEIKDLNIPNGIPLVIELNPANKKFIRQFYLDPESAKISAELVRNEGFA, translated from the coding sequence ATGGGGGAAGGTGATACACTTAGATTATTTATATTACGCCATGGCCAGTCTGAATTAAACCATGAGAACATCTTCTGCGGCTGGATAGATGCGCACCTGACTAAGAAGGGCAGGGACCAAGCCCGTGTATCAGCAAGATTGATTAAGGCATACTGCGAAAATGCAAATATTGCTATTCCACAAGTGGGATTCACGTCAAGACTTGTGCGGACACAGGAAACAATGGAGTCCATTGCAGATGAATTGAACATGATCCCAGACTTCCATATAGTGACAAATCTTACCGATGGAGTAGAGTTGATTCAGAAAACCATTGAAAAGGGAAAGCTACGCGTATTACAAACATGGCGGCTAAATGAACGACACTACGGCTCCTGGCAAGGCCGTAGGAAGCCAGATGTGTTAAAGGAATGTGGAAAGGATAATTACATGTTTGTGAGGCGAGATTACCTTGGAAGACCACCAGATGCCGACCTAGATAGAGAAATGATAGACGAACATGATGATAAAGGTAGCTTGACCGGATACTACTTTAAAGAACCTAATAGAAAGCAAATGTATAAAGCGGAAGAAGCCGCAGGAATCCAGCTTCCCAGTAGTGAATCTTTATTTGATGTTGTTCAAAGATCGAAACCGTTCCTAGATAAAGTAATTATTGAATCTTTGAAAAGTAATGGGGGCTGCGCTATAGTTGTTGGCCACGGAAGTACTGTTCGGTCGATCTTGAAGGTCATCCAAAATATCTCTGACGAAGAAATAAAGGACTTGAATATTCCAAATGGTATTCCATTAGTAATTGAATTAAACCCAGCTAATAAGAAGTTCATTCGCCAATTCTACTTAGATCCTGAATCCGCCAAGATATCAGCTGAGCTGGTCCGCAATGAGGGTTTTGCTTAA
- the MAM3 gene encoding Mam3p (Syntenic homolog of Ashbya gossypii ADR312W; Syntenic homolog of Saccharomyces cerevisiae YOL060C (MAM3)) — MRRRNAITGGATNALTSVLVKIPTLTAALPVSAFYKRLSDEDPEHMGGRLYTYLPVSVALVLLGGVFAGLTLGLMGQDEMYLKVISSSGTHSEQKYARRVLRLIGRGKHWVLVTLLLSNVITNETLPIMLDRCFGGGWQAVVTSTVLIVVFGEIIPQSICVRYGLQVGAWFSPFVLGLMYLMYPVAYPIALLLDWILGEDHGIVYKKSGLKSLVTLHKTMGVERLTQDEVTIISAVLDLKEKQVDEIMTPIENVFTISADKILDEKAVGELFNSGFSRIPIYLPGQPTNFIGMLLVRVLISYDPEDALPVSHFPLATLPETSPMTSCLNILNYFQEGKSHMCLVSREPGSSAGALGVVTLEDVIEELIGEEIVDESDVFVNIHQRIMREQPGPLSKRHVTAYLHSLYTSSNRASAAEAAVASPPGSQHEGRLYAPDVMVPMNPAANPLHVSNPHITVKRQADILQNSATPNTGRETSQVKSKNSSSLANGYGEYSQDTPNINGSSRNGYGSTFMTPPRMSLLSDHEEYANKAAMVTRETGATATAVTTSQSPNRRYNISYSLPQPSQMQPQRSIDMSSRHSDTITYKEADSDKVHCNIISTTYRYTKNGIVESVITVEGVPKTILEPAVDWDDSNCLHVTETDNSDEGSRSNRGVVKKINSINSSLSSKS; from the coding sequence ATGCGACGAAGAAATGCTATAACTGGGGGCGCAACGAATGCCTTAACTAGCGTTTTGGTCAAAATACCAACTTTGACGGCAGCATTGCCGGTGTCTGCGTTTTACAAGAGACTATCAGATGAAGACCCAGAACATATGGGAGGCCGGCTTTACACGTATTTGCCGGTGTCTGTTGCACTAGTTTTATTAGGTGGTGTGTTTGCAGGTCTTACTCTGGGGTTAATGGGTCAGGATGAGATGTATCTTAAGGTCATCAGCAGCTCAGGGACACACAGCGAGCAAAAGTATGCCCGCCGTGTGCTGCGTTTAATTGGCCGCGGAAAACACTGGGTTCTTGTTACGTTGTTATTGAGCAACGTCATCACCAATGAGACCCTACCTATTATGTTAGACCGTTGTTTCGGTGGTGGCTGGCAGGCTGTTGTTACCAGTACGGTTCTGATTGTTGTCTTTGGAGAGATCATTCCTCAGTCTATTTGTGTGAGGTATGGACTCCAAGTAGGAGCTTGGTTTAGCCCCTTTGTTCTGGGTTTAATGTACTTGATGTATCCTGTCGCATACCCAATTGCACTATTACTCGATTGGATCTTGGGTGAAGACCACGGTATAGTGTACAAGAAGTCGGGACTGAAGTCTCTGGTCACCCTACATAAAACAATGGGTGTTGAGCGGCTGACGCAAGACGAAGTGACCATTATCTCTGCTGTCCTGGActtaaaagaaaaacagGTCGATGAAATTATGACGCCTATAGAGAATGTTTTCACTATTAGTGCGGACAAGATTTTGGACGAGAAAGCTGTCGGCGAGTTATTTAACTCTGGTTTCTCTCGTATCCCTATCTATCTCCCTGGTCAACCTACTAATTTTATTGGTATGTTGTTGGTAAGAGTTTTGATATCTTATGATCCTGAGGATGCCCTCCCAGTTTCTCACTTCCCGCTTGCTACTTTGCCTGAAACTTCACCCATGACATCTTGTTTGAACATCCTGAACTATTTCCAGGAGGGAAAATCACACATGTGTCTTGTTTCTAGAGAGCCGGGATCTTCCGCCGGTGCCTTGGGTGTTGTCACTTTGGAAGACGTGATTGAAGAGCTTATTGGCGAAGAGATCGTTGATGAATCAGACGTTTTCGTCAACATCCACCAGCGAATTATGCGCGAGCAACCTGGGCCACTATCAAAGCGTCATGTGACGGCATACCTACACTCGTTGTACACCTCGTCTAACAGAGCTTCAGCTGCCGAAGCTGCCGTGGCATCGCCTCCCGGTAGCCAACACGAGGGGCGCTTGTATGCACCAGATGTCATGGTGCCTATGAATCCTGCCGCTAATCCTCTTCACGTGTCGAATCCGCATATAACTGTTAAACGACAGGCGGATATTTTGCAAAACTCAGCTACGCCGAACACTGGCAGGGAAACCTCGCAGGTGAAGTCAAAAAATTCGTCTTCTCTCGCAAATGGCTACGGAGAATATTCTCAAGATACCCCGAACATTAATGGCTCATCACGTAATGGCTATGGCAGTACATTTATGACACCTCCTCGAATGTCGCTACTTTCAGACCACGAAGAATATGCGAATAAAGCCGCCATGGTCACACGCGAAACTGGTGCTACTGCTACTGCAGTAACAACCTCGCAAAGTCCGAACAGACGCTACAATATCTCCTATTCATTGCCGCAACCCTCTCAAATGCAGCCGCAAAGGTCCATTGATATGTCCTCTCGTCACAGTGATACTATTACCTACAAAGAAGCGGATTCAGATAAAGTGCATTGTAACATCATCTCAACCACATACCGCTATACCAAGAATGGTATTGTCGAATCCGTTATCACTGTAGAAGGTGTTCCTAAAACGATACTTGAACCTGCGGTTGATTGGGACGATTCCAACTGTTTGCACGTGACCGAGACTGATAATTCCGACGAAGGCAGCCGTAGTAATCGGGGTGTTGTGAAGAAAATCAATAGTATTAATTCCTCATTGTCTTCGAAGTCATAA
- the ARG1 gene encoding argininosuccinate synthase (Syntenic homolog of Ashbya gossypii AER230C; Syntenic homolog of Saccharomyces cerevisiae YOL058W (ARG1)): MSKGSVCLAYSGGLDTSVILAWLLEQGYEVVAFTADVGQEEDFEAAEKKALQIGAKKFIRVDCKEEYVSKVLLPAVQVNAVYEDVYLLGTSLARPVIAKAQIEVAEREGCFAVAHGCTGKGNDQIRFELGYYALRPDVVVIAPWRDPEFFNRFAGRKDLLEYAAEHGIPVTQTTAKPWSMDENLAHVSFEAGILEDPDTTPPSDMWKLTTDPQNAPDEPEDLTIVFEQGIPTKVMHSEGEVQGPLDVFETVSRLARRNGVGRIDIVENRYINLKSRGCYEQAPLTVLRKAHVDLEGLTLDKEVRHLRDQFVTPTYSRLLYNGCYFTPECEYVRSMIAPSQKTVNGSVRLRLYKGNVFVLGRSSETETLYDATESSMDELTGFAPTDTTGFIAIQALRIKKYGQSKKDRNEPLTL; this comes from the coding sequence ATGTCTAAGGGATCTGTTTGTTTGGCCTACTCTGGTGGTCTCGATACTTCTGTTATTTTAGCCTGGCTACTGGAACAGGGCTACGAGGTGGTAGCATTCACGGCCGATGTCGgacaagaagaagactTCGAGGCGGCTGAAAAAAAGGCATTGCAAATTGGTGCTAAGAAGTTTATTCGTGTAGACTGCAAGGAGGAGTATGTTAGCAAGGTGTTGCTTCCTGCTGTACAAGTTAATGCTGTATACGAGGATGTGTACTTGTTGGGTACATCATTGGCAAGGCCGGTAATTGCGAAAGCGCAGATTGAGGTTGCTGAGCGTGAAGGGTGCTTTGCAGTCGCCCATGGTTGTACTGGTAAGGGTAACGATCAGATTCGTTTTGAACTGGGTTACTATGCCTTGCGCCCGGATGTGGTTGTTATTGCGCCATGGAGAGACCCTGAGTTCTTCAACAGGTTTGCAGGTCGGAAGGATCTTTTGGAGTATGCTGCTGAACATGGAATTCCTGTTACGCAAACTACTGCCAAGCCATGGTCGATGGATGAGAACCTGGCGCATGTGTCTTTTGAGGCTGGTATCCTAGAAGATCCAGACACTACACCTCCTAGCGATATGTGGAAGTTGACTACTGATCCTCAAAACGCTCCAGATGAGCCAGAAGATCTGACCATTGTCTTCGAACAGGGTATCCCTACAAAGGTAATGCATTCTGAGGGTGAAGTACAGGGACCATTGGATGTGTTCGAAACTGTTTCCCGCCTTGCACGTCGTAATGGTGTTGGCCGTATTGATATCGTTGAGAACAGGTATATCAACTTAAAATCAAGAGGCTGTTATGAACAGGCACCTTTGACTGTCTTGCGGAAAGCCCATGTTGACTTGGAGGGTCTAACATTGGACAAGGAAGTCCGTCATCTACGTGATCAGTTTGTCACTCCTACGTATTCCCGTTTGCTGTACAATGGGTGCTATTTCACGCCTGAATGCGAATATGTTCGTTCCATGATTGCACCCTCTCAGAAGACTGTGAACGGTAGCGTTCGTCTCAGACTGTACAAGGGCAATGTCTTTGTCTTGGGCAGATCTTCTGAGACAGAGACTCTTTATGATGCAACTGAGTCATCCATGGATGAACTCACCGGCTTTGCACCTACTGATACTACTGGTTTCATTGCAATCCAGGCGCTCAGAATCAAGAAATACGGCCAGAGCAAGAAGGATAGAAATGAGCCATTGACATTATAG
- the RPN4 gene encoding stress-regulated transcription factor RPN4 (Syntenic homolog of Ashbya gossypii AER227W; Syntenic homolog of Saccharomyces cerevisiae YDL020C (RPN4)), translated as MSTAELEWRRSLADVLDDELNRIPDHWNPTSHSSRSLEDLLILPAHDHQEYQLSSPMFHFTNSGVGNEALVAASNFSMMSPLMVNSAPMIDDTNSSYAAFSEGPGTANIFSKYADPTLTTTHANGARKKEAEAQAPVQQQLQQQQLQHLQQQLQQQLQQKQKQQLLLLQQQQHLHRQKQQLQQLQQQQQPQQQQQQQQQQKHIEQQQQQQQLRQTQQSQQLQQLQQLQQPKQQQQQQQQQQQQQQQLARLEQQSQPIQVQLLQQHAQTKPTKTQLHGQQFQFEIQQQAQSIRPQIPQAQQMLLQSINSKSLTNTNNTCDTPDQPTISLNHVMNGKNHFVPRVASACAPLTAANTISYNQILPSKYNLMEDHQTRIAEQQEMDLLDDEDYIRDYYLEENGHKLNYFWPLQDNFNNSQAHARHPMQQLFDHDFDDDLSDDDDSNSFELLAEDYENHNDHDNDDDAQIFDRTKNIDFKASVSAYSRPLLNNESYVDSDMAVDGISGSLDGDDDDDDDSSVFDGDAIFESDGNRKPSMVISTQKLSREPNTFFNRGVSPCSPPSTIDTIVPSVTNNDPAVLVSVPIQVRKGLRATRSDTDSGTTSTIATTSQPAATTTSTTSAITAARTNKRVNTNRRKSNGAGMAFHPTKKSTASTSNSTTSPINSNENTVTNTVATVDVGASAGISPVTESTPSQHQYHQQNASTNDSNEEHTCQLINAVTKQPCLKKFSRPYDLIRHQKTIHAAKKKIFRCLICIQEHGTEGYQRTFSRGDALSRHVKVKHGLVGEEAQKVIQFAKENVEYVEA; from the coding sequence ATGTCGACAGCAGAACTAGAATGGAGAAGGAGTTTGGCGGATGTTTTGGATGATGAGTTGAATCGGATACCAGACCATTGGAATCCTACAAGCCACTCGAGCCGTTCTCTGGAAGATCTGTTAATATTACCAGCTCATGACCACCAGGAGTATCAGCTTTCGAGTCCAATGTTTCACTTTACGAATAGTGGAGTGGGAAATGAGGCACTTGTTGCGGCCAGCAACTTCTCGATGATGTCTCCTCTAATGGTTAATAGTGCGCCTATGATAGACGATACAAACTCGAGCTATGCTGCGTTTTCAGAGGGTCCCGGCACAGCCAACATCTTCAGCAAGTATGCAGATCCAACGCTTACGACTACACATGCTAATGGGGCTCGGAAGAAGGAAGCCGAAGCTCAGGCCCCTGTGCAGCAGCAACTTCAACAACAACAATTACAACACCTACAACAACAACTTCAACAACAGCTGCAACAGAAACAGAAACAGCAATTGCTCCTGCtacagcagcagcagcacTTACATAGACAGAAACAACAATTACAACAGTtacagcagcagcagcagccgcaacaacaacaacaacaacaacaacaacagaAACACATAgagcaacagcaacaacaacaacaatTACGACAAACACAACAATCACAACAATTACAACAATTACAACAATTACAACAACCAaaacaacagcaacaacaacagcagcagcaacaacagcagcagcagcaactAGCACGGTTAGAGCAGCAGTCGCAGCCGATACAGGTTCAACTTCTGCAACAGCATGCGCAAACTAAACCGACTAAAACCCAGCTGCATGGTCAACAATTCCAGTTTGAAATCCAACAGCAGGCGCAGAGTATACGGCCTCAGATACCCCAAGCGCAGCAGATGCTGCTGCAATCTATTAATAGCAAATCGCTAACAAACACTAACAATACATGTGATACACCAGATCAGCCTACCATATCTCTAAACCATGTTATGAATGGAAAAAATCATTTTGTTCCCCGAGTGGCTTCTGCATGTGCACCTCTAACTGCTGCAAACACAATAAGTTACAATCAAATACTTCCAAGCAAATATAATCTTATGGAAGACCATCAGACAAGAATTGCTGAGCAACAGGAGATGGATCTACtagatgatgaagattATATTCGTGACTATTATCTAGAGGAAAATGGTCATAAATTAAACTATTTCTGGCCCCTGCAAGATAATTTTAACAATTCTCAGGCGCATGCACGCCATCCCATGCAGCAGCTATTTGATCATGATTTTGACGACGATCTAagtgatgatgacgatTCCAACTCGTTTGAGTTGCTAGCTGAGGACTACGAAAACCATAATGACCATGATAATGATGACGACGCTCAAATTTTTGATCGTACTAAGAATATAGATTTTAAGGCATCTGTTTCTGCATATTCGCGCCCATTGCTGAATAACGAGTCATATGTTGACTCAGACATGGCTGTCGATGGCATTAGTGGTAGTCTCGACggtgatgatgatgatgacgatgatTCTTCAGTCTTCGATGGCGATGCCATATTTGAAAGTGATGGCAACCGTAAACCAAGTATGGTTATTTCTACTCAGAAGTTGTCAAGGGAACCAAACACATTTTTCAATAGAGGAGTTTCGCCTTGTTCCCCTCCTTCTACGATTGATACCATTGTGCCATCGGTGACCAACAATGATCCAGCTGTTCTAGTGTCTGTCCCTATACAAGTTCGCAAGGGCCTGAGAGCGACCAGGTCAGATACCGATTCAGGAACAACTTCTACGATCGCTACTACTAGCCAACCCGCAGCAACTACCACTAGTACCACTTCTGCCATAACTGCAGCAAGGACTAATAAAAGAGTGAATACAAATAGGCGGAAGTCCAACGGTGCTGGAATGGCGTTCCATCCTACAAAAAAGTCAACCGCCTCCACCTCTAATAGTACCACTAGTCCAATTAACTCTAATGAAAACACAGTCACCAATACGGTGGCAACTGTTGATGTGGGTGCTTCTGCCGGAATTTCTCCTGTTACCGAAAGCACCCCATCGCAGCATCAATACCATCAACAAAATGCCTCAACTAATGACTCCAATGAAGAGCATACTTGCCAATTGATCAATGCTGTTACCAAGCAGCCATGTCTCAAGAAGTTCTCAAGACCCTATGACTTGATTCGTCACCAGAAAACTATACATGCAGCTAAGAAGAAAATCTTTCGATGCTTGATCTGTATACAAGAGCATGGTACTGAGGGGTATCAACGGACATTCTCCCGTGGCGATGCTTTGAGCAGGCACGTTAAAGTGAAGCATGGTTTAGTTGGCGAGGAAGCCCAGAAAGTAATTCAATTTGCTAAGGAAAATGTTGAATATGTTGAGGCATGA
- a CDS encoding glycerol-3-phosphate dehydrogenase family protein (Syntenic homolog of Ashbya gossypii ADR311C; Syntenic homolog of Saccharomyces cerevisiae YDL022W (GPD1) and YOL059W (GPD2)), protein MFSTSSNYLRSSISTSKVLISNLVKSFTQERNIVNMAGSERLQQTSRILSRSSPSELIVEKPFKVSVIGSGNWGTTIAKVVCENTKQNPSVFVPQVDMWVYDENINGEMLTKIINTRHENVKYLPGIKLPENLFANPSIEATAKDADILIFNIPHQFLPRVVEQLKGHVRPGARAISCLKGFGLDKNGVALLSTYIEDHLNITCGALSGANLAPEVAKENWSETTVAYKIPRDFRGVGKDVDHSILKTLFHRPYFHVSVIEDVAGISVAGALKNVVALGCGFVEGKGWGNNAAAAIQRIGLGEIIKFGLMFFPESKVETYYQESAGVADLITTCAGGRNVRIGREMAKTGKSATELEKELLNGQSAQGILTTEEVHEWLKRCGKLEEFPLFEAVYKIVFCGAPIEKLPDMLEA, encoded by the coding sequence ATGTTCTCAACTTCAAGCAATTACTTGAGATCTTCGATATCCACATCAAAGGTTTTAATTAGTAACTTGGTTAAATCATTTACACAAGAAAGAAATATAGTTAATATGGCTGGTTCAGAGAGATTACAACAAACATCAAGGATATTATCAAGATCAAGTCCTAGTGAACTGATTGTTGAAAAGCCTTTCAAGGTCTCAGTTATCGGTTCGGGTAACTGGGGTACTACAATTGCTAAGGTAGTATGTGAAAATACTAAACAGAATCCTAGCGTATTTGTCCCCCAGGTTGATATGTGGGTCTACGATGAAAACATCAATGGCGAGATGTTGACTAAGATAATTAACACTAGACATGAAAATGTCAAGTACCTGCCGGGCATCAAGTTACCAGAGAACCTATTTGCCAACCCTTCAATTGAAGCTACCGCGAAGGATGCCGACATCTTGATCTTTAACATTCCTCACCAGTTTTTGCCCCGTGTTGTTGAGCAACTAAAGGGACATGTACGTCCTGGCGCTCGTGCTATATCCTGTCTAAAGGGGTTTGGTCTAGATAAGAATGGTGTAGCGTTGTTGTCTACCTACATCGAGGATCACCTAAATATTACCTGTGGAGCTTTATCCGGTGCCAACTTGGCGCCTGAGGTGGCCAAGGAGAACTGGTCAGAGACGACCGTCGCCTACAAAATTCCTCGTGACTTCAGGGGTGTGGGCAAGGACGTCGACCACTCTATTTTGAAGACCCTATTCCACAGACCTTATTTCCACGTTTCCGTGATTGAGGATGTTGCGGGTATTTCCGTTGCTGGTGCCTTAAAGAATGTTGTCGCCTTGGGGTGCGGCTTCGTTGAGGGCAAAGGTTGGGGTAACAACGCTGCCGCTGCTATTCAGCGTATTGGATTGGGTGAAATAATTAAATTCGGCCTAATGTTTTTCCCCGAGTCGAAGGTGGAGACATACTACCAGGAATCCGCTGGTGTTGCGGACTTAATTACAACTTGTGCCGGTGGCCGTAACGTTCGTATTGGTAGGGAAATGGCTAAAACTGGAAAGTCGGCTACAGAATTGGAGAAAGAGCTACTAAACGGTCAGTCTGCACAGGGTATTCTAACTACAGAAGAAGTCCACGAATGGCTAAAACGTTGCGGGAAACTAGAGGAGTTCCCGTTATTTGAGGCTGTTTACAAGATTGTATTCTGCGGAGCGCCAATTGAGAAATTGCCTGATATGTTGGAAGCATGA